DNA sequence from the Shewanella piezotolerans WP3 genome:
TTTAGGTTTGCCTGTTGAACCTGAGGTATAAACTAAGCTCATGATCTGTTCAAGTGAAGGCAATGGTGCATCGATTAACGGCTGGCCTAGGGTGAGCAGTTTATCCCAGTGGTATTGTGCAGGCATGGTATCGTAAGGCATCGCCATACGTAGAATTTCACCACCAACGCCGCTTTCTTGGTCTGCCCAGTAATCAAGTTTGCCGATGAATATCGCTTTAGATTCACTGTGCTCTAGCGTGTATCGTATGGTGTCTGCATTGGCTGTTGGGTAAATAGGAACACTAATGTAGCCGCCATGCATAAGCGCTAGATCGGTGATAAACCATTCGGCACAGTTTTTAGAAAGAATGGCAACTTTATCGCCTGGGTTCAAGCCTAAGTGTCTAAGTGCGCCTGCAATTTGCTGCACTTTTACTTGTACATCTCGCCAAGTAAAGGTCTTGTACTGGCCGTCAATAGGCTGCTTTAGATAAACTTGATCGCCTTGTTTTTCAACCCAATGTTCAAGCATTTCAATTGGGGTTTTCATAGAAGATTCCATCGCAATTCCATATTGATTATTGTTAATTCCAATTCAGTCTGTTGCTGCTTTTTTGTTTTAATCGTTTGTTTAACAGCCTGATGTGACAATATTGAGTATGGCGAAAAATGTGATCTATGACAACTTTTTCAAACGCTCGTTATAATTTCTCGCAATGCAGCGATTAAAGCATGTCTTTTGAGTGAAGGGGAGTGAGGACTTAACGCAGTAGTTGACGTGCTAGCCTACAGTGCTAGCACGCTCTTTTATTGGCTTTACTCTGACGGCGCACGCATCTTTTGCCACCATTGCTCATCAGCAACAATTTGGCCGGCGTCATCTATGGCTGGGTAGGCGAGCTTTTTGCGGCGACAGGCTTTGGCATATATAGGGTGACCTTGTTCAAACAGTTTTATCTGACAATATTGCTCATCAAGCTTTCGAGTGCCGTACATGCCAGCGGCTTCGCGTTGACGTTGGGCTTCATACATTATCAGTGCCCCAGCAACGGAAACATTGAGTGACTGCACCATGCCAATCATCGGGATAATCACATGCTGATCGGCGCTAGCGATACCTTCAGGGCTGACGCCATCGCGCTCGTTACCTAAAATAATAGCGGTTGGGCGGGTATAATCGATTTCGCGAAAGTCGACCGCTGTTTCGGAGAAGTTGGTCGCGAGGATCTGCATATCTTGACGGCGAAACTCAGCCACTGCATCACTCATTTTATTGTGCGCTTTAGACTTCACCCATTGCTGGCTACCAGAGGCGGTGTTGCCGGAAACAC
Encoded proteins:
- the trmH gene encoding tRNA (guanosine(18)-2'-O)-methyltransferase TrmH, which encodes MSPERFARINSMLDNRQPDLTLCLDKVHKTNNIAAVIRTADAVGIHEIHAVWPEIEMRVSGNTASGSQQWVKSKAHNKMSDAVAEFRRQDMQILATNFSETAVDFREIDYTRPTAIILGNERDGVSPEGIASADQHVIIPMIGMVQSLNVSVAGALIMYEAQRQREAAGMYGTRKLDEQYCQIKLFEQGHPIYAKACRRKKLAYPAIDDAGQIVADEQWWQKMRAPSE